A stretch of the Petrotoga sp. 9PW.55.5.1 genome encodes the following:
- a CDS encoding TPR domain-containing glycosyltransferase, protein MVTNNEGLLSVAMIVKDEEHNIRRALESIKDVADEIIVVDTGSTDRTPEIVKQYTDKLYFHEWKNDFSEARNYSLQFPTCEWVMIYDADEETSEEFRKGIREFLKAQKKEINTVYLPALSYLDIDLTKTEIASTPRIFRKATISYKNIVHNQAVYKPKIVHANFPILHYGYIWTRALKKKKYERTDNLIREHLQTAKEPLERIYYLVQLYKTESIGGYTYKKNQTAWETLEEIRKVGKIPAIGLEFLYLFGLDCAFGGLKDLSKELLEKCIKAAPTYPDPYFGMMVVFEREKEWGEILKWGKKFFDALDYAMKNVEKFDWTIMSFKQIPLANVLMARAALNEKDLEGFNKYITDAFSEENLSFDKKNIYVLLHDLNENIKTKEELEKIFPGIEVMVEGLKNQGTTIYYDSLIEKIADLEVELNLSFLDKVTYRNPISKYIINKLKTDEDQLLDFLTNNDYPSFVEKTEISGLLLFYSILKSTKDTVSILKTLSSLRKIENEKVQGVLYGLLGDCYLKIKRFKEAIEQYRKAMEVLPELSSFLKPILEDLSTKLDPLMDGVYEEMYNHYSSGKEFIFNIMEYIGQANAQKLYLLSNTPFALYVSAVIHIESDAEKAKKLLNKIENTKEFPFYYYRLARIYEKEDMKKAFELHKKAVEENNKLADFALGRYGYTGMYPNTKINFMKNDDEIVWVGNISEKFSTLGIIHPIRSWKKSQDFIYAIPYPSDEALKIYEEREKETYKTKPFEISKELILKGLIDSGFNELQIIGVDKEKYKSVFYDLEITIKDQSENLLIIGEFEKNYDMSKILKKAKKVLAFVHVPDLNDSENNVWSAPNFRILRTTKQIVKLFENQGFEVNKIEPLKKDLRGVLAKKG, encoded by the coding sequence ATGGTTACAAACAACGAAGGCTTACTCTCTGTTGCTATGATTGTTAAAGACGAAGAACACAATATAAGACGTGCTTTAGAATCTATTAAGGATGTTGCAGATGAGATAATAGTTGTTGATACAGGTTCTACAGATAGAACCCCTGAAATAGTGAAACAATACACAGACAAACTTTACTTTCATGAATGGAAAAACGATTTTTCTGAAGCAAGAAATTATTCTTTGCAATTTCCAACGTGTGAATGGGTGATGATATATGATGCTGACGAAGAAACTTCAGAAGAATTTAGAAAAGGTATTCGAGAGTTTCTTAAAGCTCAAAAAAAAGAAATTAACACAGTATATCTTCCTGCCCTAAGTTATTTAGATATAGATTTAACAAAAACAGAAATCGCTTCTACTCCTAGAATTTTTAGAAAAGCAACTATCTCTTACAAAAACATAGTTCATAACCAAGCAGTTTATAAACCAAAGATAGTTCATGCTAACTTCCCTATTTTGCACTATGGTTATATCTGGACACGCGCCTTAAAAAAGAAAAAGTATGAAAGAACTGATAATTTGATACGAGAACATTTACAAACAGCTAAAGAACCACTAGAGCGAATATATTATTTGGTTCAACTGTATAAAACAGAATCTATTGGTGGATATACGTATAAGAAAAATCAAACGGCGTGGGAAACTCTTGAAGAAATAAGAAAGGTTGGTAAAATACCAGCAATAGGCCTTGAATTTTTGTATTTGTTTGGCTTGGATTGTGCATTTGGTGGGTTAAAAGATCTTTCAAAAGAACTTTTAGAAAAATGTATAAAAGCAGCACCAACTTATCCTGATCCTTATTTTGGTATGATGGTTGTTTTTGAACGTGAAAAAGAATGGGGAGAAATACTAAAATGGGGTAAGAAATTTTTTGATGCACTTGATTATGCTATGAAAAATGTCGAAAAGTTTGATTGGACGATTATGTCTTTTAAACAGATACCACTTGCTAATGTATTAATGGCACGAGCCGCTTTAAATGAAAAAGATTTAGAGGGATTCAATAAATATATAACAGACGCATTTTCAGAAGAAAATCTTTCTTTTGATAAGAAGAATATCTATGTATTATTGCACGATTTAAATGAAAATATAAAAACAAAAGAGGAATTAGAAAAGATATTCCCCGGTATCGAAGTTATGGTGGAAGGTTTAAAAAATCAAGGTACAACTATTTACTATGACTCTTTAATCGAAAAAATAGCTGATTTAGAAGTAGAATTAAACCTCTCTTTTTTAGATAAAGTAACCTACAGAAACCCAATTTCTAAATATATAATAAACAAATTAAAAACAGACGAAGATCAACTCTTAGATTTTTTAACAAATAATGATTATCCTTCTTTTGTTGAAAAAACAGAGATATCAGGCCTGCTACTTTTTTATTCAATTTTGAAAAGCACAAAAGACACAGTTAGTATTTTAAAAACCCTTTCTTCTTTGAGAAAGATAGAAAATGAAAAGGTTCAAGGTGTTTTATACGGCTTATTGGGAGATTGTTATCTAAAAATAAAAAGATTCAAAGAAGCCATCGAGCAGTATAGAAAAGCTATGGAAGTACTCCCAGAACTTTCTTCGTTTTTAAAACCAATATTAGAAGATTTAAGCACCAAATTAGATCCTTTAATGGACGGAGTTTATGAAGAAATGTATAACCATTATTCTTCCGGAAAAGAGTTCATATTTAACATCATGGAATATATTGGGCAAGCGAATGCCCAAAAGTTGTATTTGCTATCAAACACTCCTTTTGCCTTGTATGTTTCAGCTGTAATACATATTGAAAGTGATGCAGAAAAAGCAAAAAAACTTTTAAACAAAATAGAAAACACAAAAGAATTTCCTTTTTATTACTACAGGCTTGCAAGAATATATGAAAAGGAAGATATGAAAAAGGCCTTTGAATTACACAAAAAAGCGGTAGAAGAAAACAACAAACTAGCAGATTTCGCACTTGGAAGATACGGTTACACGGGCATGTATCCGAATACCAAAATAAATTTTATGAAAAACGATGATGAAATTGTCTGGGTAGGAAATATCTCTGAAAAGTTTTCAACTCTTGGTATAATACATCCTATAAGAAGCTGGAAAAAGAGCCAAGATTTTATCTATGCCATTCCGTATCCTTCTGATGAAGCATTAAAAATCTACGAAGAAAGAGAAAAAGAAACGTATAAAACAAAACCTTTCGAAATAAGTAAAGAATTAATATTAAAAGGATTAATAGATTCAGGATTCAATGAATTACAAATAATTGGGGTTGATAAAGAAAAGTATAAAAGTGTATTTTATGATTTGGAAATAACTATAAAAGATCAATCAGAAAATCTTTTGATAATTGGAGAATTCGAAAAAAACTATGACATGTCAAAAATACTAAAAAAAGCAAAAAAAGTACTTGCCTTTGTTCATGTTCCTGACCTAAATGACAGTGAAAACAACGTATGGTCCGCCCCAAATTTCAGAATCCTAAGAACAACAAAACAAATAGTAAAACTCTTCGAAAACCAAGGGTTCGAGGTCAACAAAATTGAACCATTAAAAAAAGATTTAAGAGGGGTATTGGCTAAAAAAGGTTAG